From the Bacteroidia bacterium genome, the window TCGCTGTGAAGCATCCAGGGTTTGAAAGTCTCTGAGCCTTTGCTCAAACCAAACCGCGTAGTATTCAATAAACATTTTGTCCAGCATCATTACCTCAGGATATTTACTTTTAACTTTATAAAAACGTCTGTAATCAATAACGGTTACTTCCAGTTCGGTCAAAGCCTCAATATAAACATCCCCCGGTTTCTGCATTATGTAGCTGTCCAGCGATACGGCCACATCATCATGAAAATATATTTCGGTTGTAATTTCTTTGTCCTTGTAATTATAAAATTTCCTGGCTATGCCCTTTTTAATAAGCAAGTGTGCGGTGCTGATTTTTCCCGGCCTCAGCAGGTATGCGCCTTTTGCGTATTTTTTATCGGCAAAGACTTCTTCTAATTCCGCAAGAATATCAGGATCTAATTGATTGGATAAATCCTTAATTCTTTTTATGTATGGGTTCATTTTAAATTTATAAAATGTTCAATCCTTAAATAATGAAAAAAGCCAGGTAAACAAATAACGATTTTCGGAACGATAACCTGCATTCCGTTTAAAAGTTGGTTGAAGCTGAAACTGCAAGAAATACACGTTCCCTGAAATGAGAAATGCCTTATACTGAAGCATAAGGCTTTTCTCTGAATTTACTGTTGTAATATGCAGGGAGTATCCTACCTGATCAGCGTTACCGAGCCGATTTTCTTTTTCGTTCCATTGCTCAGGGATTGCCCTTGCCATATTGTGCCGTCTTCAAATGTTGCACTGGCTTTCCAGATGTAGGCGTCCTGGTGCATCAGCTTGCCCTGGTAGTAGCCGTCCCAGCCTTCAGCCGGGCGGCCCAGGTCATCCAGCGCAGTGGATTCCCACAGCAGTTGGCCCCAGGCCGTAAAGACGCGGATCTCATATTCAACCATGCCCACGCCTTTGGGATGGAACAGCCGTACTCCTTCAGGACCGGTTTCCGGTGTAAAGGCATTTGGGATCCACAAGCCTTTGAAGAAATCCACATCCAGGGTTTTACGTGCCGTATCCAGGCAACCAAAATCTGAAGTTGTGTATAATATGATCTGGTAAGGCCGTGCATATTCATACCGGTGTTCGGGATGTTCTTCTTCGCTTGTTGCGCCATCGCCAAATTCCCACAGATAGCTGCTGGCGTCAGTTGACAAATTCCTGAATTCAACTCCTCCATGCCTTTGCTGGTCGTTCAGTTCCGTCATTTCAAAGTCGGCCTCTGGTTTCGGATAGACTTCAATCCCGGAGTGCATCAGGGTATCCACACAGGAACCACCACTCTTCACGATCAGCATCACGTCATAAGTTCCATCATCATAATAGATATGCGTGGGGCTGGCTTCCTGAGAAGAATCGCCATCGCCAAAAAACCAGCGGTATTCGGTAGCATCTTGCGTACGGTCGCTGAAGGTTACTGGCAGTGGCTGGCAGCCTTTGGCCGGATCAATATCAAATGCCGCCTCTGGCCGTGGGTACAACGTAAAGGGCTGCGCAGTGCTGTCAAAACATGAGTATTGATTTGAAACCTTCAGACTCACGGTATAAGTACCCAGCGTGTCAAACTGTACGCCCGGTTCTTTCAGGAAGCTGGTTTGGCCATTGCCAAAGTCCCACTCGTAAGTAGTGCCGCCCTCTGAACTGTTGATAAAGTTCACTACGGCCGGAGCATCGCAGCCGCCACCATTTAGTACGGAAAACCGGCTCTCTGGTTTGGGATCTACCTCGATGGTTACAAATCCGGTATCTGTACAGCCAAGATCATTGTAGGCGATAAGCTGCACATAGTGCGTTCCTGAATCCTGAAAGGTATGCACCGGTTCATCCTTGCCGGAAGTATTTCCATCGCCAAATTTCCAGACATAATATTTTGCTTTCACGGAGAAATTCCTGAAGTCTACCTCCAGAGGCTGGCATCCGCGCTGGAAGTCAGGAAATACTTCGGCTACTGGTCCTTCAATGATCTGGATAGTATCCATCACGGAATCTGTGCATCCGAATGTCTGCGTATGCGCCACCAGTTTCACCAGGTAAGTTCCGGGATGTTCGTACCGGTGCTGTGGTGAGCGGTCATGCGTACTATGGCCATCACCAAAATGCCAGGTACTGCCTGAAAGGTCTGGTGTGCGATTCGTGAAAGTGATAAGTTCGCCATCGCAGCTTTTCAGCTTATCAATGCTGAAATCCATTTGTGGCTTCGGATGTACCCGCACTTCATAGGTGGCCGTATCATAGCTACAGCCATTGTGAACGAACTGCCTTACCGTGTAAGTTCCGCCTTTCTTAAAAGTATGAACCGGGTTTCTGTCTGAAGAAATATTGCCGTCCCCAAAATCCCAGGAAACGCTCGTGGAATTGCTGCTCAGATCAGAGAAATGAACTGTAACCGGTGTGCATCCTTCGGTAGTATCAATGTTAAAGAATGCCTTTACATTGTTTGGCGTTACCGTAATTTTCTTCGTAAAAGTATCCCGGCCGCAGTTATTCCAGGCGATCAGGCTAATGGTATATGTCACCTTTTGCGAATCTGCATAGAATACCTGATCAGAAGGATCTTTTTGCGTACTGATGCGCCCATCGCCAAAACTCCAGTAAAAGCTGTCAGCATTGCCGATGGTGAGATTATTAAATTTCACGCTTAGCGGAGAACAGCCATTGTTCAGATTGGTACCAAAGAAAGCTGTAGGCAGCGGATAGATCCGTACTGAATCCTGGTGCGCATCAACGCCACACTTATTCTCTACCCGGAGCGTGATGGCGTAAGTTGTATCATTATTCTGCTTCTTCACATAATCCACATTATTGGGCGTACGGACTAGGCTGCTGTCTCCGGTTCCAAAGTCCCAGATATAGTTGAGGAAACGACCGGTGCTGGTGTTGTCAAAACTTACATTTAGATCCGCACACCCTGAATCCGGCTGCAGCGTGAAAGAAGCCGTTGGCGGATTTATAACAATCGCAGTTGGCCCGGATGCCGTGTCTGTACATCCGGCATTGCTGGAAGCCACAAGGCGAACGAAATAACTTCCCGTGTCAGCATATTGATGAGAAGGACTTGATGAATTATAGACAGCGCCATCACCCATGCTCCAGAAATAGTTGCTGGCACCCGTGCTGTTGTTTATTAATTGAAATGAAACATTCCGGCATTGCTGCGTATCAATGGCAAAAGAAGCATTGGGTTTCGGGTTTACTACTACCGATTTTTCTGAAGTATCGGTACAGCCGGTGCTTCCATCGGAATAAATATACCTTACGGAATGTGCCCCGGTTCCTGCCGCTGCCGGATCAAAGGTGCCCGCTGCCGAATCTGTGATCCCGGTTCCGGTCCAGTAGCCCCCGGCAGGTGTATAGCCACTAAAATTAATGATCCCGGCATTGATACATACCGTATCGTTTTGTCCGGCATCCACCTGCGGAAATGGAATGACCACCACAGGTTTTGTAGCTGAATCTTCACATCCTGTGGCAGGAATTGTATAGTGATAGGTAAGCGTGAACGTACCGGCCCCGGCAGTTGCCGGATTAAAGATACCGGCAGAATCCAGTGCTGTTCCCGTCCAGTAGCCGCCCTGCGGAGAAAAGCCTTGCATGGCGGTTGGGCCTTCATTGAGACAAATCGTGTCCGGTATTCCGGCATTCACTACCGGCAAAGGATGAATAACCACTGGCTTCTCCAGCGTGTCCAGGCAGTTTTTATCAGAAATTATAACCAGCTTACTGATAAATGTATCCGCCACTCCATATTGATGTCCGGGATTAGTAGCCGATGAAGTATCGCCATCTCCAAATGTCCATTCATGTTGCATCGTTCCTGCACTCAGCGTGCTGTTGCTGGTAAACTGCGTTGTCTCTCCAAAGCAAACCGGTGGCGCGGTATAGGCTGCCAATGGTTCGGGATGGACATCCACATGTTTTAACAGAGAATCCTTACAGCCTTCAGAGGAAGTGGCCATTAATTTTACTGAATAATTTCCGGCTCCCTGGTAAGTGGCCGATGTATGCGTAGCGGTATCTGAAGTACCGTTTCCTAAAAACCAGAAATACGAGAGTGTTCCTGAAGGGATGGAAGAGCTGTTCGTAAATTGGAAATCCTGGACGTCAAAACACTGAGCAGGGTCATTCACTGTAAAATCCGCATCCGGCATGGGATGAACGATTACATCTGAAATGGAAGTGTCGTTACAGCCTTCGGAGGTTGAGGTGATGAGCGAAACCTGAAATGTGTCTGCCCGGAAATAGTTCTTCACAGGGTAGGCGGCAGCAGAAAAGGAACTGTCTCCAAAATTCCAGTAATAACTGCTTCCTCCTGAACTCTGATTACTAAATCTAAATATGTTACCGCTGAAACACTGCTCATCATCCGGAATATTAAAAGTGGCGACCGGCATTTGCATGAGCCTTACATTCTTTGATGTTGAATCTTTACAGCCCAATGTTGAAACGGCCACAAGCTTAACCGGATAGGTGCCGAGGCTGCTGTAGCTATGGACAGGATGCGTGGCGGAAGAAGTATCGCCATCTCCAAAGGTCCAGAGATAAGCAGCCGATCCGCTGGCTATTGAGGTTTGATTTGAAATTTCAAATGAATTACCCTCTAAACATTGTGTACTGTCATTAATCGTAAATGCTGTGGCAGGAACGGGATGTACCATTACTTTTTGCACTAGGGTATCGCGGCAGTTGTTGCCGGTGGTTACGATGAGGCGAACGTTGAAGCTGTCTGATCCTGAATATTGGCGTGAAGGATTTTGTGAACTGCTCCAGCCTCCATCGCCAAACTCCCAGCTCCAGTTGTTGATGGCACTGCCACCGCTCGTGGAACTGTCAGCAAAGTAGGTGGTGCCGCCTTCGCAAATTTCATTGGCGGCAAAGCCTGCCACGGGTTTATGATAGACGGTAACCGGCTTTTGCAATGTATCAACGCAGCCGGCATTTGTCGTTACGACTAACATTACGGAATCTGTGCCTGCTGATCCAAAAGCATAAGCCGGATGCCGGATCAATGAAGTATCTCTTCCGCTGAACAACCATTCCCAACTGTTAATATTTCCTGCGCTGACGGTTGAGGCATCCGTAAACTGGGTGCTTCCGCCAAAGCAAACGGCAGGCGCTGAAAAATCCGCCACCGGCATGGGTGATACTACCACCGGCACTGAAACGGAATCCGTACATGAATTGCCTGAGCCGCCTTTCAGCATAATATTATAAGTACCCGGGGCGCTGAATGTCTTGGATGGGTTCGCTGAATTTGAAGCCGTCCCGTCTCCAAAAGTCCAGTTGAATACATTCATACCACTCACTGTGGGTTGAAAGGAAAAACTGTGGCCATCATAGCACTGCACCGTATCATTAATTGAAAATGCCGGTTCCAGATTCGGATCTACAGTTACAACTCTTGCGAATGAATCAACGCAACCTTTATCAGAGGTGGCAATAAGCTGCACGGTAAAACTGCTGTCATTATAATAGGAATGTTGAGGATGTGTGGAAGTTGAAGTATAGCCATCGCCCATGCTCCAGGAATATGAAAGGCTTCCGGGGTTGATGGAACTGGTATTGCTGAACTGAAAATCATTGACTGTAATACATTGAACGGGATTATTAACTGAAAATCCTGCTGAAGGCATGGGGTGTACAACAACCGGTTTCTCAACTGAATCAAGGCAGCCGAATTCATTCTCCACGATCAACCGTGCGGTAAAGTTGCCGGCATTTGAGAAGGATTTCGTCACTGAAGTATCATTTGAGGTGGTATTGTCGCTGAACTTCCAGATAAAACTTTTGCCGCCTGTGCTGCTGTTGATAAAGCTGAAGCTGTTTCCGGTCCGGCACTGCGCTGAGTCAGGAATAGCATATCCGGCTACAGGCATTGGTCTGAGTTTTACCGTGTCAGATATTGAATCCACACAACCTTTATCTGAAGTGCCAAAAAGCCTGATCTCAAAACTATCTACCGAGGCATAGTTATGAACGGGGTTCACCATTGCCGAAGAATCGCCATCTCCGAATGTCCAGAGATAATTGATAAAACCGGATGCAATCTGTGATTGATTGTTGATCACGAAGTTGTGTCCACGGATACATTGCTCATCGTCATTAACAGCAAAACTCAGTAGCGGCAAAGGATCCACGATCACATTTTGTGTGATGGTATCGCTGCAGCCATTTCCGGTAAAAACAACCAGCGTTACCGCGTAGGTGCCTCCGGTATCATAAGGATGCAGCGGGTTCTGAATGCTGTCCACGTTTCCGTCTCCAAAATCCCAGAACCATCGGTTGATGGTCCCGCCTCCTGCCAGCGATGATCTGTCAATAAAAGTGATGGTATCACCGGCACATTTTGTATTGGCATCAAAATCCGCTGTGGGTTTGAACCCAATATCCAGAGAGGTTCTGGCGCTATCGCGGCAGCCTTCAGCGCTTTCTACCCAAAGTATCGCCTGATAAGTGCCGGGTGAGTTATACGCATATGAAGGATTTGCCAGTGTGGAGGTATCACCCGTTCCGAAGTGCCAAACACGGCTTGTGATCGTTCCACTGCTGATGGAAGAGTTATCGTAGAAATAAGCGCTGTCTCCGATACAAACAGGTGAAACCATCATCCCGGCATCCGGCTGTGGATTTACAATTA encodes:
- a CDS encoding Crp/Fnr family transcriptional regulator codes for the protein MNPYIKRIKDLSNQLDPDILAELEEVFADKKYAKGAYLLRPGKISTAHLLIKKGIARKFYNYKDKEITTEIYFHDDVAVSLDSYIMQKPGDVYIEALTELEVTVIDYRRFYKVKSKYPEVMMLDKMFIEYYAVWFEQRLRDFQTLDASQRYLQLVEKEPQVVQFLPVTIVASYLNVSLETLSRIRSRAS
- a CDS encoding PKD domain-containing protein, producing MDMGFLQLKISRFLAVSALIFFAFSNTASVASCPGTMTFNNVNPVCQGMPTDFIISDGGNIGKYVWKWNDSTAWDSTIMDTTSHTFALAGIYPVTLIRYDNSCIDSITINVRVTSAPDAEFNFTPDHACAGLDIDFSPVAPYLNNEYLWNFGDTSSGAADSSTDDHPVHIFDAIGPGDTSFLVSLQVTDPNGCVNTFTDTVHVIRRPMPYIDDSCNVFSPFVSCFGNASNASYEICPYNKSTDSTITSWRFKWGDGTPDTLINNFNQVRHTYQGFGVYAMEVEAVNVNGCVGVLRDTVINETNPSVGILSPGNTSGCAPQTFWFKLDAKNITATTTFIWDFGDGTPVTSWDWTKGQDTIYHTFTKTSCGQNHMSTYGCDNCYVVRVKAGNACDTTIAFVNNIKIFEKPKADFDTTNLIVCARQDTLDFTNNSSYGTGLNCATGSGSQNFTWDFGDGTTSNGSNPHKTYDSAGVYKVKLLVSNSCGADSMEGSVLVTDIPKAGFEKNISSPNGCTPITVDLNDTSTGGNISRKWIISPNTGWMLDTAASDSAPDPRVVFTDGGSYIITLAIKNNCGVDTIADTVEIMGRPVASINPISDGCLPFAMAPTANIYDGNGTISSIAWTFPGGSPGFSNVANPDTVHYAFTGTYTALLVVTNQCGTDTARQTFNIETGPQADFAISDPSQCRTGNQFQFTNTSTVNTGSLTYRWNFGNNTTSTQANPSRSYNNTGTYQVRLIATSIYGCRDTVIKPVIVNPQPDAGMMVSPVCIGDSAYFYDNSSISSGTITSRVWHFGTGDTSTLANPSYAYNSPGTYQAILWVESAEGCRDSARTSLDIGFKPTADFDANTKCAGDTITFIDRSSLAGGGTINRWFWDFGDGNVDSIQNPLHPYDTGGTYAVTLVVFTGNGCSDTITQNVIVDPLPLLSFAVNDDEQCIRGHNFVINNQSQIASGFINYLWTFGDGDSSAMVNPVHNYASVDSFEIRLFGTSDKGCVDSISDTVKLRPMPVAGYAIPDSAQCRTGNSFSFINSSTGGKSFIWKFSDNTTSNDTSVTKSFSNAGNFTARLIVENEFGCLDSVEKPVVVHPMPSAGFSVNNPVQCITVNDFQFSNTSSINPGSLSYSWSMGDGYTSTSTHPQHSYYNDSSFTVQLIATSDKGCVDSFARVVTVDPNLEPAFSINDTVQCYDGHSFSFQPTVSGMNVFNWTFGDGTASNSANPSKTFSAPGTYNIMLKGGSGNSCTDSVSVPVVVSPMPVADFSAPAVCFGGSTQFTDASTVSAGNINSWEWLFSGRDTSLIRHPAYAFGSAGTDSVMLVVTTNAGCVDTLQKPVTVYHKPVAGFAANEICEGGTTYFADSSTSGGSAINNWSWEFGDGGWSSSQNPSRQYSGSDSFNVRLIVTTGNNCRDTLVQKVMVHPVPATAFTINDSTQCLEGNSFEISNQTSIASGSAAYLWTFGDGDTSSATHPVHSYSSLGTYPVKLVAVSTLGCKDSTSKNVRLMQMPVATFNIPDDEQCFSGNIFRFSNQSSGGSSYYWNFGDSSFSAAAYPVKNYFRADTFQVSLITSTSEGCNDTSISDVIVHPMPDADFTVNDPAQCFDVQDFQFTNSSSIPSGTLSYFWFLGNGTSDTATHTSATYQGAGNYSVKLMATSSEGCKDSLLKHVDVHPEPLAAYTAPPVCFGETTQFTSNSTLSAGTMQHEWTFGDGDTSSATNPGHQYGVADTFISKLVIISDKNCLDTLEKPVVIHPLPVVNAGIPDTICLNEGPTAMQGFSPQGGYWTGTALDSAGIFNPATAGAGTFTLTYHYTIPATGCEDSATKPVVVIPFPQVDAGQNDTVCINAGIINFSGYTPAGGYWTGTGITDSAAGTFDPAAAGTGAHSVRYIYSDGSTGCTDTSEKSVVVNPKPNASFAIDTQQCRNVSFQLINNSTGASNYFWSMGDGAVYNSSSPSHQYADTGSYFVRLVASSNAGCTDTASGPTAIVINPPTASFTLQPDSGCADLNVSFDNTSTGRFLNYIWDFGTGDSSLVRTPNNVDYVKKQNNDTTYAITLRVENKCGVDAHQDSVRIYPLPTAFFGTNLNNGCSPLSVKFNNLTIGNADSFYWSFGDGRISTQKDPSDQVFYADSQKVTYTISLIAWNNCGRDTFTKKITVTPNNVKAFFNIDTTEGCTPVTVHFSDLSSNSTSVSWDFGDGNISSDRNPVHTFKKGGTYTVRQFVHNGCSYDTATYEVRVHPKPQMDFSIDKLKSCDGELITFTNRTPDLSGSTWHFGDGHSTHDRSPQHRYEHPGTYLVKLVAHTQTFGCTDSVMDTIQIIEGPVAEVFPDFQRGCQPLEVDFRNFSVKAKYYVWKFGDGNTSGKDEPVHTFQDSGTHYVQLIAYNDLGCTDTGFVTIEVDPKPESRFSVLNGGGCDAPAVVNFINSSEGGTTYEWDFGNGQTSFLKEPGVQFDTLGTYTVSLKVSNQYSCFDSTAQPFTLYPRPEAAFDIDPAKGCQPLPVTFSDRTQDATEYRWFFGDGDSSQEASPTHIYYDDGTYDVMLIVKSGGSCVDTLMHSGIEVYPKPEADFEMTELNDQQRHGGVEFRNLSTDASSYLWEFGDGATSEEEHPEHRYEYARPYQIILYTTSDFGCLDTARKTLDVDFFKGLWIPNAFTPETGPEGVRLFHPKGVGMVEYEIRVFTAWGQLLWESTALDDLGRPAEGWDGYYQGKLMHQDAYIWKASATFEDGTIWQGQSLSNGTKKKIGSVTLIR